In the genome of Pseudomonadota bacterium, one region contains:
- a CDS encoding DUF2341 domain-containing protein, translating into MTSNKTGGNNVMINMLRCRDIQSQLGTTLQVALLTLVFAFGYGGAVFAAGGDIEWQYRDSKAGKQTATAAALDPVSGELVITGYTDSNGDDFYTVKLEADGSALKWTAPPFDLSGGEDRPAAVVIDSAGDVIVAGHATNSGGNVDFHTVKYNGATGVVIWEKTYNFSGTGDDYAVAMTVDYLNNVYVAGFTPGSNGKDDGLVVKYSPGGARMWPDTSYNNISENDHDRFTAITAGPDGIAVTGKSLTAANGWEMLTVKYDFNGGKIWDTVRVGTFGNDEGVDLAMDAAGDVVVTGTVLNSVANEDLYTVKYNGTNGTVIPGMEMTYADPDNGPDRPRDLVLDANGDIYVTGVTLTVTGMSDFVTIRYNGATGFPTWTSFYSSGGSNSDIPASLTVNNVRVMVTGYTAKDGADDDFTTLKYNKDNGHELWPAAATYNNTVVSKDDVAIYVGRDVNGKVYVAGWSDKSTTATLDYDYYAIRYNPGDLETPTNLKATVVDENTIDLLWTDNSNAPNPNESEFIIERKIGTGGTYVAIDTVGQDITTYRDDEQGVGLAPHTKYYYRVRGYNSALEEYSHYSPEIYAKTTVISMNNDPGWVFRYDGPDSGDDVAMDIAVGPDLDPVVTGFSTISAGFDYYTVKLQHDLIYSDAGSVSLDLNGDGLADIKADFTAPLTADAGVVFDTTLSGAVIPGAHTGDAVGNTTLSAITVPEHNEDKIDRNAIGITLSWDHANSVWTLTDNGGYVDAAILDGYVGQLWDDHYDDPGNSDDMAQCLTVDQNNDVVVSGSSYLFTSGYGATNDVYTRKYPASGPPPFGDPFIWEDQYDGSGGDDYVQAIESVTDGSGNVAVAGYGQNVAGNYDIYVLYYLSDGTRLWADDYDYSGEDDRPVALTIDQEGNIIMTGWVMSGGGYDMITRKYCAVDTSAACVAAGKVAGEVIWTVVHDSGNGDDEPADVTTDSSGDVYVAGFVAGGGNRDTYLVKLASGDGAEVWGAPIIENGPGNGDDRIVAIEMDRNDDEFVAAATWNLGVGNNEFRMTRYTTAGAVIWDDMYDSPATDDKVQAMGMDGSGSICIAGTMGTGGSKDLLAVKYDYAGEILGSTSYDGGHYPPLDEMAAAVTFNRYGEGFVAGNTMNPAGDYDYLVMLCEGYVLQAPAPFTVTPHYLSVDFSWVNNAPAADSFSLEGKVGACPIIDTDTTWQRTFGPTDTGHTETGLAMDQTYCFRLKTSVAASGEDSRWLYRQVTTTVPPAPVNFSAAAVTTTRTQLTWDDVLNGEESFRIERCDDTAANCGTSDLSFTYLGSVPAGGVSFDDPTVCPAQAYTYRIRAVNTLWGEEPLWAYAEATTPGPADPVITSVIPQSEGRIDLAWSDTNGDETGFRIYRCAGPGCTIDPATDSPVALVSAPLDSIVSLKMDESSWTSGSPDVLDSSGNNLDGTSYGDAERGVFDGTDDYVDLGDLDAMDAPGAFSVELRFRRDSETVSATNHNINNVLIAQSSAVTNDNFEIGTDGRYIELYLDTASDVNETKSAELGLAVDGNIQNNIWYHLVFTYDQNAADTFEAKLYLDGALLAQWDDPEGLLSDSASSPLTIGMARPDGEAVTPTGFWGDFNGEIDEVTIYNRALGAAEVADYYGGGNIPTTYSDEFLDANQIYRYLVTAFKATPAACGAGIGWESGAGGYDQGTTLLPGPPVLLSAETDPVDVTTHVNLTWQDNTEFEENFVIERCTGDCTGAFVVNDSFTTGPNPGMGGTVSWTDTEACSGTYTYRVKAVRTTVPVWETPASIDELTASTGSAVAPSALSALRLNEEEIELSWTDSTIDETGFVVERCIGASCIEVTFPPSAGTGMVTAVDSRLIPDTTYDYRVKAVKSAGACSWQTAFTTPQVSADTAIPPISLSAVSPNTTRLDLSWTDTTAHETGFILERCDGDCTATFTVDQTSALDAGVNGYTDTSVCENSQYTYRVRAISQDLPGGMNGCWTKRQKISITPFTPETVVQFTVNHVAGMQADFGDLRFYRFTDGSEAYGEVIPHWFDKKTDGVSAVIWLRTPADGDNLYLYWGNTEALDTSDGTGVFDFFDDFAGTTIDTAEWQENDDAQNEIYQNDGLYLDYKDTSWLSLISKRTFDRAAAPTVYFRWTPLTSSYSQRHWYGGWETDQTSSISVAGFAHSFGPYNNYVNYTHELNVDRGRDYVRYFDINYQYETKVEVVPTGGARSYLRGGYTHTIATYRHLNWDLIKDTTTLTGANLVTTDPLRIGVLQYTSDVLIHSIGVLNASPSLPVVAFDPAVDVACNNLPHVWTSNDSNLITPTVQAAVSPSSFTAEALSESEIKLSWLDETDDETGFLLERCKGNDADCVAVGAPDFDWSLVLPPVAVVTPTVAYLMEEASWPNTAGDVQDSSGNANHGTSYNGAGIVTDPERGLVGEFDGVDDYIQIPNSATLQDLTDGSFTFAAWVNPDTVPPATDPNPPANNYNYTIISRPGWHTGIFYNSNGRFALTVYNDQDQPFSALSSDTYLPGSWHQVVGTVDAVNKQLKLFVDDRLQSSLTYTGTLRDFGTSPYYVGATPGAAYTFHFDGRIDDARIFNYVLTRSVHVDSGLSLSTEYTYRLRAVKDNAACIWDTGDTVRFTESTLAPPKPTNLVATPFDTTRINLVWDDNTTSNTNFAIERSMYNGSSWDAFVPVVTVGPNVESYSDTGVCNGTEYKYRVRAIGEEEGVPWPDDWSDESIPVTTDAMVTPTLDSVTRVSETRIDLDWTDLNDDETALELERCVGVSCQTITVGGGASGYSDVGLNSDTTYCYRMRAVKTGPSCDWQTEYHPVAPLCATTTITTPVISATVTPSDTTRVNLSWTDTTESESAFRIWRCNDDTADCASDANFTEIKNAGPNQRSWSDETVCSGKTYTYKVEAQSDGLPVNGFSNGGGGSWSRRRALAITGFQANQTALVTIPYDSDMLADFADLRFVDADTGLELPYVIDSKTDGVQAKVWFVTGNLNAVNLYYGNPSATSSPSTMAAVMASAEFFDDFQGTAIDSDKWVEIDTAVGQISQNNALLLSSVDNSWNAALISKKTFPRTVGMVLYMQVRPENGPTSDNLMAGWEMNQTTNPSYTQLIYGLFWPNFGNIDVYEKASGRSYIVATPYIANTDYEVKIELKSAGARYYLRGGAYPDWRLIQETTNYTDATLRVAFTQYNHQMKVNMVAVAGPGTMGITLGAEESTPVEVWNSLRSDSDTVITALHSQPVMDQSTTIGVTESSIQVGWNDINPDESWFRIERGDETCANFDEIGQTAGQDIFTYLDTGADLPDGALAYNTTYCYRVQAHKDGAACDWDSGFVSTATATTDIPGPENLIADGVENTRVELTWDDTTSSETGFVIDRCTGDKTFCDGDPDNRYSQLATVGAGIDYYSDTSVCPDTVYSYRVKAVRSGEWVSVPSPSDDATTSGAPTAPGGLALTEVYDQQNDSRRIDLVWTDVNSDETGFRIERCDQTASGDCDTLDTNYSEIGSLLNHDGFTAGIGSMWVQGGRLGLGAWDYTPLVNLSDETGSVAISEAGGTAVLESSSTAGTGVNWNQALLGLADPASLGSGDLDLEFTWVLPAVTLPESASHQHIHTRLQMNMGVDRILLDRAVDEVNGSYYRAEILLNGVMSEQIAVTSDTAGKFRMIRAGASYTLYYWDWQARGWQAILSKAGADPGAVPSFVAIRQFAHQSEAGVSLQAVIDDFRINSEVATIYRDSDNLAASTDYYYQVRAFKETSCPAWDNLYTAKVNELTNPAAPVLTATAGGSRKISLVWTDNAADEEGYEIEKMIFGGQFIKIAEVGPGSVGYIDTTTLDPGATYTYRVRAHRDGHTSYSAYSNEDSATTDVIGGGGLDDTTCR; encoded by the coding sequence GGGGATGATTTCTATACGGTCAAGCTCGAAGCGGATGGCTCCGCCCTCAAGTGGACCGCCCCGCCTTTTGATCTCAGTGGTGGTGAGGATCGCCCGGCAGCTGTGGTCATCGACAGCGCCGGTGACGTAATTGTTGCCGGGCATGCGACGAACAGCGGCGGGAACGTCGATTTTCATACGGTGAAATATAATGGCGCCACCGGCGTTGTGATCTGGGAGAAAACCTATAATTTTTCCGGAACCGGCGATGATTATGCGGTGGCCATGACGGTTGATTACCTGAACAACGTCTATGTGGCCGGCTTTACCCCGGGCAGTAACGGCAAGGACGATGGACTGGTTGTCAAGTACAGCCCCGGTGGCGCCAGAATGTGGCCGGATACGAGCTATAACAATATCTCCGAAAATGACCATGACCGGTTTACGGCGATAACCGCCGGCCCAGATGGAATTGCCGTCACCGGCAAGAGCCTGACGGCGGCTAACGGCTGGGAAATGCTGACCGTAAAATATGATTTCAACGGCGGGAAGATCTGGGACACGGTCCGGGTCGGGACCTTCGGCAATGACGAGGGCGTTGATCTTGCGATGGATGCGGCCGGAGATGTGGTCGTGACCGGAACTGTTCTGAACAGTGTTGCGAACGAGGATCTCTACACGGTCAAGTATAACGGCACAAACGGCACAGTCATCCCCGGTATGGAGATGACTTACGCTGATCCGGATAACGGACCCGATCGGCCCCGCGATCTGGTTCTTGACGCAAACGGTGATATCTATGTCACCGGCGTTACTCTTACGGTCACCGGGATGAGTGATTTTGTGACCATCCGTTACAACGGCGCGACCGGCTTTCCGACCTGGACATCATTCTACAGCTCGGGCGGCAGCAACAGCGATATTCCAGCCTCACTGACGGTCAATAATGTCAGAGTGATGGTCACCGGTTACACCGCCAAGGATGGGGCGGACGATGATTTTACCACCCTCAAATACAATAAGGACAATGGCCATGAACTTTGGCCTGCCGCTGCCACCTATAACAATACGGTGGTCAGCAAGGATGATGTCGCCATCTATGTCGGTCGGGATGTGAATGGCAAGGTTTATGTGGCCGGCTGGTCCGACAAGTCCACCACGGCAACTCTTGATTATGATTATTACGCTATCCGCTACAATCCGGGTGATCTGGAGACTCCCACCAACCTGAAGGCGACGGTCGTCGATGAGAACACGATCGATCTCCTCTGGACGGATAACTCGAATGCGCCTAATCCCAATGAGTCAGAGTTTATCATCGAGCGCAAGATCGGCACCGGCGGCACATACGTCGCGATCGATACGGTCGGCCAGGATATCACAACCTACCGGGACGACGAACAGGGCGTGGGGCTTGCGCCGCACACCAAATACTATTACCGGGTGCGGGGGTACAATTCCGCCCTGGAGGAGTATTCTCATTACAGCCCCGAGATCTATGCCAAGACCACGGTGATCAGCATGAACAACGATCCGGGCTGGGTTTTTCGCTATGACGGTCCGGACAGCGGTGATGATGTGGCCATGGATATTGCGGTGGGCCCGGACCTTGATCCGGTCGTCACCGGTTTCAGCACGATCTCGGCCGGTTTTGATTACTACACGGTCAAATTGCAGCATGATCTGATTTACAGTGATGCCGGTTCTGTATCGCTCGATCTGAATGGCGATGGGCTTGCCGATATAAAGGCTGATTTTACAGCTCCCCTGACGGCCGATGCCGGCGTGGTATTCGACACAACCCTGAGCGGGGCGGTCATTCCCGGAGCCCATACCGGTGATGCGGTAGGAAATACAACGCTCTCCGCCATCACCGTGCCGGAACACAATGAAGACAAGATCGACCGAAACGCGATCGGCATCACCCTCTCGTGGGACCATGCGAACAGCGTCTGGACGCTGACCGATAACGGCGGATATGTTGACGCAGCCATCCTTGATGGTTATGTCGGCCAGCTCTGGGATGATCATTATGATGATCCCGGCAACAGTGACGACATGGCCCAGTGTCTCACCGTGGACCAGAACAACGATGTTGTGGTGTCCGGGAGTTCGTACCTGTTTACAAGCGGTTACGGAGCGACCAACGATGTGTACACCAGAAAATATCCTGCCTCGGGGCCGCCGCCGTTCGGCGACCCCTTTATCTGGGAAGACCAGTATGACGGCAGCGGCGGTGACGACTACGTCCAGGCCATAGAGTCGGTCACGGACGGGAGCGGCAACGTGGCGGTGGCCGGTTATGGTCAGAATGTTGCCGGTAACTATGATATCTACGTTCTCTATTACCTCAGTGACGGGACCAGGCTCTGGGCGGACGATTACGATTACAGCGGTGAAGATGACCGGCCGGTGGCGCTCACCATTGACCAGGAAGGAAATATCATCATGACCGGCTGGGTCATGTCCGGCGGCGGCTATGATATGATCACCAGAAAATATTGTGCGGTCGATACGAGCGCTGCCTGTGTTGCCGCAGGGAAGGTTGCCGGAGAAGTCATCTGGACGGTGGTGCATGACAGCGGGAACGGTGACGATGAGCCGGCAGATGTAACGACGGATTCATCCGGTGACGTCTATGTGGCCGGTTTTGTTGCCGGCGGCGGCAACAGGGACACCTATCTGGTCAAACTGGCTTCCGGCGATGGCGCCGAGGTATGGGGTGCGCCGATTATTGAGAACGGTCCCGGCAATGGTGACGACAGGATTGTTGCCATTGAGATGGATCGCAATGATGATGAGTTTGTTGCAGCGGCCACCTGGAATCTGGGGGTTGGCAACAATGAGTTCAGGATGACCCGGTATACCACCGCCGGGGCTGTGATCTGGGATGATATGTATGACTCGCCGGCAACCGATGACAAGGTGCAGGCCATGGGTATGGACGGATCCGGAAGTATCTGCATTGCGGGGACGATGGGAACCGGCGGTTCCAAAGACCTGCTGGCCGTCAAATATGATTATGCCGGGGAAATTCTCGGCTCAACCTCTTACGATGGCGGGCATTACCCACCGCTTGATGAGATGGCGGCGGCGGTCACTTTCAACCGCTACGGCGAGGGGTTTGTCGCCGGCAATACCATGAACCCCGCCGGCGATTACGACTATCTGGTCATGCTCTGCGAGGGTTATGTTCTGCAGGCCCCGGCGCCGTTTACCGTAACGCCGCACTATCTTTCGGTGGATTTCAGCTGGGTCAACAACGCGCCCGCTGCCGACAGTTTCTCCCTGGAAGGGAAAGTCGGGGCCTGTCCCATCATCGACACCGACACCACCTGGCAGCGAACTTTCGGGCCGACGGACACCGGCCATACCGAAACCGGTCTGGCCATGGATCAGACCTACTGTTTCCGGCTGAAAACATCCGTCGCCGCAAGCGGTGAAGACTCCCGCTGGCTCTACCGGCAGGTCACAACCACGGTGCCGCCGGCCCCGGTAAATTTCAGCGCGGCTGCCGTTACCACGACCAGAACGCAGCTCACCTGGGATGATGTGCTGAACGGCGAGGAAAGTTTCAGGATCGAGCGGTGTGACGACACCGCCGCGAATTGCGGCACCTCCGATCTCTCCTTTACCTATCTTGGCAGTGTACCAGCCGGTGGGGTCAGTTTCGACGACCCAACCGTGTGCCCGGCCCAGGCATACACCTACCGGATTCGAGCGGTGAACACCCTCTGGGGTGAAGAGCCTTTGTGGGCCTACGCCGAAGCGACCACCCCCGGCCCGGCCGATCCGGTCATCACTTCGGTGATTCCTCAGTCGGAAGGAAGGATCGATCTTGCCTGGTCGGATACCAATGGTGATGAGACCGGTTTCAGGATATACCGGTGCGCGGGACCCGGCTGCACCATTGATCCGGCAACCGATTCGCCGGTGGCCCTGGTGAGCGCCCCGCTGGACAGCATCGTTTCGTTGAAGATGGACGAGTCCTCCTGGACATCGGGGAGCCCGGATGTTCTCGATAGTTCCGGGAATAATCTCGACGGGACCTCATATGGCGATGCTGAGCGGGGTGTTTTTGACGGAACGGACGATTATGTCGATCTGGGTGATCTCGATGCCATGGATGCGCCGGGTGCCTTTTCGGTGGAGCTGCGTTTCCGCCGTGATTCGGAAACAGTTTCGGCAACCAACCATAACATCAATAACGTGCTGATCGCCCAGTCGTCGGCCGTTACCAACGACAACTTTGAGATCGGCACCGATGGTCGCTATATTGAGCTGTATCTTGACACCGCAAGTGATGTGAATGAAACCAAGAGTGCCGAACTCGGCCTGGCGGTCGACGGTAACATCCAGAACAACATCTGGTATCATCTTGTCTTCACCTATGATCAGAATGCGGCTGATACCTTTGAAGCCAAGCTGTATCTGGATGGAGCACTTCTTGCGCAATGGGATGATCCGGAAGGACTGTTAAGTGACAGTGCTTCTTCACCGCTGACCATCGGGATGGCCAGGCCGGACGGCGAGGCGGTCACTCCTACCGGTTTCTGGGGTGATTTTAATGGTGAGATAGATGAGGTTACCATCTATAACCGGGCTTTGGGTGCTGCTGAAGTTGCCGATTACTATGGCGGCGGCAATATTCCAACGACCTACAGTGATGAATTTCTTGATGCAAACCAGATCTATCGTTATCTGGTGACTGCGTTCAAGGCCACTCCTGCCGCCTGCGGCGCCGGGATCGGCTGGGAAAGCGGCGCCGGCGGTTATGACCAGGGCACAACCTTACTTCCGGGCCCTCCTGTTCTGCTGAGCGCAGAAACTGATCCGGTCGATGTGACGACACATGTTAATCTGACCTGGCAGGACAACACCGAATTTGAGGAAAACTTTGTCATTGAACGCTGTACCGGTGACTGTACCGGCGCATTTGTGGTGAATGATTCTTTTACCACCGGACCGAATCCCGGCATGGGCGGGACTGTCAGCTGGACCGACACCGAAGCTTGCTCCGGAACCTATACCTATCGGGTCAAGGCGGTCAGAACCACCGTGCCGGTCTGGGAAACTCCGGCCAGCATCGATGAACTGACAGCGTCAACCGGCAGTGCGGTTGCGCCATCGGCCCTGTCCGCCCTGCGCCTCAACGAAGAGGAGATTGAACTTTCCTGGACCGACAGCACTATCGATGAGACCGGCTTTGTGGTCGAGCGTTGCATCGGCGCCTCCTGCATCGAGGTCACCTTTCCTCCCAGCGCGGGTACAGGTATGGTCACTGCGGTTGATAGCAGGCTGATCCCCGATACCACCTACGACTATCGGGTCAAGGCGGTCAAGTCTGCAGGGGCCTGCTCCTGGCAGACCGCTTTCACAACGCCTCAGGTTTCGGCAGACACCGCTATTCCGCCAATCTCTCTTTCTGCGGTCTCACCGAATACGACCCGGCTCGATCTCTCCTGGACCGACACCACGGCACATGAGACCGGCTTTATCCTGGAACGGTGTGACGGAGATTGTACGGCCACCTTTACCGTGGACCAGACCTCCGCACTTGATGCCGGGGTGAATGGGTATACCGACACCTCGGTCTGTGAAAACTCGCAGTATACTTACCGGGTCAGGGCCATCAGCCAGGATCTTCCCGGCGGTATGAACGGTTGCTGGACCAAGCGGCAGAAGATCTCCATCACCCCTTTCACTCCGGAGACGGTTGTTCAATTCACGGTGAATCATGTTGCCGGTATGCAGGCTGACTTTGGTGACCTGCGCTTCTACCGCTTCACCGATGGTTCGGAAGCTTACGGAGAAGTCATCCCCCACTGGTTTGACAAGAAAACCGACGGGGTCAGCGCGGTGATCTGGCTGCGCACCCCGGCGGACGGTGACAATCTCTACCTCTACTGGGGCAATACCGAAGCCCTGGATACCAGCGACGGAACCGGGGTCTTTGATTTCTTCGATGATTTTGCGGGGACAACCATCGATACCGCCGAATGGCAGGAAAACGATGACGCGCAGAATGAAATTTACCAGAATGACGGGCTTTATCTTGATTATAAGGATACCAGCTGGCTTTCGCTGATCTCAAAAAGGACTTTTGATCGCGCAGCTGCCCCGACCGTGTATTTTCGCTGGACGCCTCTGACCTCAAGTTACAGTCAGCGGCATTGGTATGGCGGTTGGGAGACCGATCAGACTTCCAGTATCAGTGTGGCCGGTTTTGCCCACAGTTTCGGTCCTTATAACAACTACGTGAATTACACCCACGAACTCAATGTGGATCGTGGGCGGGATTATGTCAGGTACTTTGACATCAACTACCAGTACGAGACCAAGGTCGAGGTCGTTCCAACAGGCGGGGCCAGGTCTTATCTGCGGGGCGGTTACACGCACACCATCGCGACCTATCGGCATCTGAACTGGGACTTGATAAAAGACACCACCACCCTCACCGGTGCTAATCTGGTCACCACTGATCCGCTGCGGATCGGGGTCCTCCAGTACACCTCCGACGTCCTGATTCATTCCATCGGGGTCCTGAACGCTTCTCCGTCTTTGCCTGTGGTGGCGTTTGATCCGGCGGTGGACGTTGCCTGCAACAATCTGCCCCACGTCTGGACCAGTAACGACAGCAATCTGATTACCCCGACTGTGCAAGCCGCCGTCTCTCCGTCAAGCTTTACCGCGGAAGCCCTGTCCGAATCGGAAATTAAACTTTCCTGGCTGGACGAAACCGATGACGAAACCGGTTTTCTGCTGGAGCGTTGCAAGGGGAATGACGCCGATTGTGTTGCAGTCGGAGCCCCTGATTTTGACTGGTCGCTGGTGTTGCCGCCGGTGGCGGTGGTCACCCCTACGGTGGCATACCTGATGGAGGAGGCCTCCTGGCCCAATACCGCCGGTGATGTGCAGGACAGCTCGGGGAACGCGAACCACGGCACTTCTTATAACGGGGCAGGGATCGTTACGGATCCGGAGCGGGGGCTGGTCGGAGAATTTGACGGAGTGGACGATTATATTCAGATCCCCAATTCCGCTACCCTGCAGGATCTGACCGATGGCAGCTTTACCTTTGCCGCCTGGGTGAATCCGGACACGGTCCCGCCGGCCACCGATCCCAATCCGCCGGCCAATAACTATAATTATACGATCATCTCCAGGCCGGGTTGGCATACCGGTATATTCTATAATTCGAACGGCAGGTTTGCCCTTACCGTTTACAACGATCAGGACCAGCCTTTTTCCGCTTTATCCTCCGATACCTATCTGCCCGGTTCGTGGCACCAGGTGGTCGGGACCGTTGACGCTGTGAACAAACAGCTCAAACTGTTCGTAGATGACCGCCTGCAGAGCTCCCTGACATACACCGGGACGCTGCGTGATTTCGGGACCTCGCCGTATTATGTCGGAGCTACCCCGGGGGCCGCGTATACCTTCCATTTTGATGGCCGGATTGATGATGCGAGGATATTCAACTATGTCCTGACCAGGTCGGTTCATGTTGACAGCGGGCTTTCGCTTTCCACGGAATATACCTATCGCCTTCGGGCGGTGAAGGACAATGCAGCCTGTATCTGGGATACCGGGGATACGGTCCGGTTCACCGAGTCGACCCTGGCGCCGCCGAAACCGACCAACCTGGTCGCGACCCCGTTTGACACCACCAGGATTAATCTCGTCTGGGACGATAATACAACTTCCAATACCAACTTTGCCATTGAACGGAGCATGTATAACGGCAGCAGCTGGGACGCCTTCGTCCCGGTGGTAACGGTCGGGCCGAATGTTGAGTCCTATTCGGACACCGGAGTTTGTAACGGAACCGAGTACAAATATCGGGTCCGGGCGATCGGCGAGGAGGAGGGTGTGCCGTGGCCGGATGACTGGAGCGATGAATCAATCCCGGTCACCACCGATGCCATGGTGACCCCGACCCTTGATTCCGTCACCAGGGTTTCAGAGACCAGGATCGATCTTGACTGGACCGATCTGAATGATGACGAGACCGCTCTGGAGCTTGAGCGATGCGTGGGTGTTTCCTGCCAGACCATTACGGTTGGCGGCGGCGCCTCCGGCTACTCGGACGTCGGCCTGAACTCTGACACGACCTACTGTTATCGGATGAGGGCGGTCAAAACAGGGCCCTCGTGTGACTGGCAGACTGAGTACCATCCGGTCGCACCGCTCTGTGCCACCACCACGATCACGACCCCGGTAATTTCGGCTACGGTTACGCCGTCTGACACGACCAGGGTAAATCTTTCCTGGACCGACACTACCGAGTCGGAATCCGCATTCCGGATCTGGCGTTGTAATGATGATACCGCAGACTGCGCGAGCGATGCCAATTTCACAGAGATCAAAAACGCCGGACCGAACCAGCGTTCATGGTCCGACGAAACGGTCTGCAGCGGCAAGACCTATACCTACAAGGTCGAAGCGCAGAGCGACGGCCTGCCGGTCAACGGATTCAGCAACGGTGGCGGCGGGAGCTGGAGCAGAAGACGCGCTCTTGCGATTACCGGCTTTCAGGCGAATCAGACAGCCCTTGTCACGATCCCGTATGATTCGGACATGTTGGCGGATTTTGCCGATCTTCGCTTTGTTGATGCGGACACCGGGTTGGAACTGCCCTATGTGATCGACAGCAAAACGGATGGCGTTCAGGCCAAGGTCTGGTTTGTGACCGGCAATCTGAACGCCGTGAATCTCTATTACGGCAATCCATCGGCCACCTCATCCCCGTCAACCATGGCCGCAGTGATGGCCTCGGCCGAGTTCTTTGATGATTTCCAGGGAACGGCGATCGACAGTGACAAGTGGGTTGAAATCGATACGGCAGTCGGGCAGATCAGCCAGAACAACGCGCTTCTCCTCAGTTCTGTCGACAACTCCTGGAACGCGGCCCTGATCTCCAAAAAGACCTTTCCCCGCACCGTGGGCATGGTGTTGTACATGCAGGTTCGCCCTGAAAACGGGCCGACGTCGGATAATCTGATGGCCGGCTGGGAAATGAATCAGACGACCAATCCAAGTTATACCCAGCTGATATATGGTCTGTTCTGGCCGAATTTCGGAAACATCGATGTCTACGAAAAAGCAAGCGGCCGGAGTTACATCGTAGCCACCCCGTACATCGCCAATACCGATTACGAGGTGAAGATCGAGCTGAAAAGCGCCGGAGCCCGTTATTATCTGAGGGGCGGCGCCTATCCGGACTGGCGGCTGATCCAGGAGACCACGAACTATACCGATGCGACCCTGCGGGTCGCCTTTACCCAGTACAACCATCAGATGAAGGTGAATATGGTGGCAGTTGCCGGGCCCGGGACAATGGGTATCACCCTCGGCGCTGAGGAGTCAACTCCGGTTGAAGTATGGAACTCACTGCGCAGTGATTCTGATACGGTTATCACCGCACTCCATTCTCAGCCGGTTATGGACCAGAGCACCACTATTGGAGTTACCGAGTCCTCGATTCAGGTGGGCTGGAACGACATCAACCCCGACGAATCCTGGTTCAGAATTGAACGGGGTGATGAAACCTGCGCGAACTTTGACGAGATCGGTCAGACTGCGGGACAGGATATCTTTACCTATCTCGATACCGGCGCGGATTTGCCGGACGGGGCGCTCGCGTACAATACCACCTACTGTTACCGGGTCCAGGCCCATAAGGATGGCGCCGCCTGCGACTGGGACAGCGGATTTGTTTCCACGGCAACCGCTACGACCGATATTCCCGGTCCGGAAAATCTGATCGCCGACGGGGTTGAAAACACCAGGGTAGAATTGACCTGGGACGACACGACCTCTTCGGAAACCGGTTTTGTTATCGACCGTTGTACCGGGGACAAGACCTTCTGTGACGGTGATCCGGACAATCGCTACAGCCAGCTCGCTACCGTCGGCGCGGGAATCGATTATTACAGCGACACCTCGGTCTGCCCGGACACTGTATATTCATACCGGGTCAAGGCGGTCCGGAGCGGCGAGTGGGTTTCAGTCCCGAGCCCATCCGACGACGCGACAACTTCCGGTGCGCCGACAGCGCCGGGCGGTCTGGCCTTGACGGAGGTCTACGACCAGCAGAACGACAGCCGGCGGATTGATCTGGTCTGGACGGATGTCAATAGTGACGAGACCGGTTTCAGGATCGAGCGGTGTGACCAGACCGCTTCCGGTGATTGTGACACCCTGGACACCAACTACAGTGAGATCGGGAGTCTGCTGAATCATGACGGTTTCACCGCCGGGATCGGTTCCATGTGGGTGCAGGGCGGTAGACTGGGGCTTGGGGCCTGGGATTATACGCCGCTAGTTAATCTCAGTGACGAAACCGGGTCGGTCGCCATCTCGGAGGCTGGTGGGACCGCGGTGCTTGAATCCTCATCAACCGCCGGCACCGGGGTCAACTGGAACCAGGCACTGTTGGGGCTTGCAGATCCGGCCTCCCTGGGAAGCGGCGATCTTGATCTTGAATTCACCTGGGTGCTGCCCGCAGTGACACTTCCGGAATCGGCCAGCCATCAGCATATCCATACGCGGCTCCAGATGAATATGGGAGTGGACAGGATTCTGCTGGATCGGGCTGTTGATGAGGTGAATGGCAGTTATTACCGGGCAGAAATTCTGTTGAACGGAGTTATGAGCGAACAGATTGCCGTGACCAGTGATACTGCCGGGAAGTTCAGAATGATCCGTGCCGGGGCTTCGTACACCCTTTATTACTGGGATTGGCAGGCCAGGGGCTGGCAGGCCATACTCTCTAAAGCCGGCGCCGATCCGGGAGCGGTTCCCTCCTTTGTCGCCATCCGTCAGTTTGCTCACCAGAGCGAAGCGGGGGTATCTTTGCAGGCGGTGATCGATGATTTCCGGATCAATTCAGAGGTTGCGACCATTTACCGTGACTCCGACAACCTGGCCGCCTCGACGGATTATTATTATCAGGTCCGGGCCTTCAAGGAGACGAGTTGCCCGGCCTGGGACAATCTCTACACCGCAAAGGTCAATGAGCTGACCAATCCGGCGGCTCCGGTCCTGACCGCAACAGCGGGCGGTTCAAGAAAAATCAGTCTGGTCTGGACTGATAACGCGGCTGATGAAGAGGGCTATGAGATCGAAAAGATGATCTTCGGCGGGCAATTTATCAAGATTGCCGAGGTCGGGCCGGGAAGTGTCGGGTATATCGACACGACCACCCTGGATCCGGGTGCTACCTATACCTACAGAGTCAGGGCGCATCGTGACGGGCATACCAGTTATTCAGCTTACAGCAACGAAGATTCCGCCACTACCGATGTGATCGGCGGAGGCGGGCTGGATGATACGACCTGCAGATAA